A window of Watersipora subatra chromosome 10, tzWatSuba1.1, whole genome shotgun sequence genomic DNA:
AGCTGTACGTGTTGCTGCCAGTCGGCATCAACTGAGCTTCCACAGAAGAAATAGAAAAGTCGTCATCACTCTGCTCAATCTATGGAAGAAAGTTTAAAGCTGGTACATCTTTAAAAATACCTTGTTGACCAATAATTACTGATACAGAAGAGttcatactacagtcaaaccctgACTCACAATTGCAAGAGAGATCATACTGCAGTCAAACCCAGATTCACAATACAAGAGAGTTTATGTTCCAGTCAATCCCTGATTTACAGTACCAGATAAttcatactacagtcaaactctGACTCACAATACAAGAGAATACTAGTGGTCAAAacgtacaacctgctgaacgtACATTTCTGTTCGCATGTTTCTAAAATAAACCAAGACCTTTTTGCtgattattgttttattaatttggTTTTTACCTATAATTTAGGTATTGATCCTTTGTCATTTTACTTGATTGGTTAGTTTAGCGCTATGCATAATTACTCAAAGCAATGATCAGTTTTCACTTGAAAACAGATTAAACTGAAGAAAATGCCTTCATATAACAGTATTACTTGTTCCAACACCACGGTTTTGATACAAGAAGTAATTATTCGAATGTGttaattgtgtatctcaaagtttgtgtggaGACATTTTGAAAACATAAATAGCCTCCCCTGATCTACTGCTATAAAATAGTGAAAATCCTCCTAACACCTTAGGAATTTCTGGGGTAGAGGGACTTCCAGTGGTATTTCTGTTGTCAGCAGGCAACTCCAACGTGTTAATACCCCCGACTGGTGCTTTACCCTTCCTTCCCTACAAATACGACTGGTTATGTCACACattattttaaagttataaaatatatacatatttctcaaagtttgtctgtgtgtgtgtgtatctgtcattgtgattgtccagctatagctattaaaatcttgaaattattttttaataaaaaatttttttattttgatatatttgaactcacggagattgaAACCGCAAGTTTCAAAACCATGCGCTCTATCACTGAGCCACATAAAGCGTATTGATCACAGgagttatcatataccgtatagggtatgcacacgctaattattttagcattgcaccTACGCGTTACGGTGCCCCGTTAGGAAATATTTCGGACCTAAGTACATGCAACATGACCCTTCTTCGGCTTTTTTCCTTAGGGCTAACTTGTTCCACccaatgatatcaacaataacatATCTCGAACTTACAATTTGGGAATTTGTGCACTGATTATATAcgctattaaaatatatatgttgctcgccatggcgagttcagcattatccgttatggtaaatTTTCTTGAACTTTCATTTTAGGTTTTTTGTAtagttcaattgctatatcgtggtgaaggccaattcttctcacacgggcaattgtattatctccgtaggaagagcctcaacattctctctccgttcggtcagacaaagacagaacaaatctcatttttacatttttactagTATCAAGGGGTACAAGTTTCATTTTTACTAGTATCAAGGGGTACAAGtttcgtcgtattcaaagttttgatgggatagcttctggtggaacagtaacctttttaatACGCACCCACTTCTATGcgagaattgttattattaattcaacgtattcaagatttttattttgttttctcagttcgtactaattatatcattaccgaatcatcttttattgtaatcgtagcaaaccgaccttatttcacatttacaactaaaccattttatagttgttttatgttttttaatttatttgacctgcacaaatcCTTTTGCttgtgatatgaaatttgaaagttacagtttgatacagtttgaaaactttacaggtgcttttattttctctcataatttatttcaactacacacaacacttttctcatatatatgtagtttgaaagtcagaatggcaaatgttgctatatgttaaatgcaaatcacttttctgtccaaaaacctttttattacctgtgcaacgccggataataaaaaagtaaaactttTGGGCAATGCTTAAAGGTTTTGTTCTGCCATAAAATTGtttagacgctaatatcgactattCATGCGGTGCAAGAGACGAGTTGAGGTcaaaagacattgtggaaggtgttGGACAACCggaagatgttcattccattgaGAGcagcaatcagaacgcagctatccgagcaaacgatgcaagtatttttgttttaaaaacgttaatttttgtttctgcatgtaatataagtatggttcatttatgagccatttgttgatgatatatcttaatagattatcattatatgacttataaatttgcaaatttatagcaattatttgatagcaacattgcggtaatctgatcacaaaaaagctagttttggctgcaaactgtagcaaagatataaatgagtgcaatgagctttcatgcagcattggtaaatataaatataaaataaaagtatgtcttcaaatttagaatgaaataaaagttgaaagcttttgtaggttaattgcaagcaatagatatcaactggtagaaatacCATATTTATCGGTTTGTCAATGCGTATTTATCATACATTGAGAACATTAAGTATTAACTAACATTTATTTATCAGCATAGGGATCTcagacaagttggaggtaagtcagatttattgcatccaaaaggtttaatattgctccaccAAAAAAAGAGGACAAAATATAGGCGAAATTCGCTACACCAGTAaaaaggctaaatttatctttctaaatttctgacgagccatttgaaaaatacaacgccggcctctatttaaacgccacctcctATTGACCGTCACTATAAAGAAAAGGTTGAAAATGAAGCgccatgacgttcaaatagaggttttacggaacatgtagttgtttgaaaCATATACAATACCCACCCTCAAAACTGCTGGTTAATTTTTCTAAAGCACTGTTCAGTAATGCATGAATTTCTTGTGTGTTGCTTTTTATGGTATTACTACAAAAACAACTATTAATagtaaaacaaactaaaaatatcgAAAGGTGAATTCTGTTACTTTTTAATCATCAGAAATAttctacaattttttaaatgttacaACTTATTTAGAGCGAGTTTTATGCCAATGATCAACATTtcagtatatatttatgttaaaggTTTCTAAGATGCGTCAAAGATGCAGACAATCATAAATACCAGAAGTTGGCTCTCGATGCTTGCCGCTATATTCCTGATCATACCACTAGCCTTGGTCCCACTCTGCAGTTGGGGTGTTTTACTTCCCAACCTAACCTCACTCAACTGCTACCTTACTCAACTCATCCTCGTCCCAATCACTGTCCTCAGCATCAGCCACAGGCATTTGAATAGCCTGTTTTCTTGCTCCAGTTTGAGGAGTAAAGCCGCCATCACCTATTTTTACTATTCACAGTAGACATGAAAGGTTACATGGTAAACACAGAGCTTAGTTCTTGTATCACCTGGTTTACTGAACTACAAACTAAGCTACTGACGGATTGAAAGATTCAAAACTCAAAGTTCTAGCAATGAGTGGGTTAGAATTTACCGTCATGCTCCACAGTTGTCCAACCGGAACTCGCTCTAGTCTGGTCCGATTGAGACAAATCTCTTGGTTGGACTGCTGGTGGAGCTCTATTCACAGCACGAGCAGATAACTCCTTAGCTGTGCGAGCAGAC
This region includes:
- the LOC137406568 gene encoding uncharacterized protein; amino-acid sequence: MIRNIAASIESQLLGRKGKAPVGGINTLELPADNRNTTGSPSTPEIPKIEQSDDDFSISSVEAQLMPTGSNTYSSRQWGQGSAANTLQSTAKQGRGPERANSITSDNASLTSVTGTAQRGDSGTDWSADSDLENL